CCACCGGCGAGCGCGCTGCCACCGGTGCCCGCCGCCCAGAGCAGCGTGCCGACCATGAGCAGGGGCTTGCGGTTGGTCCGGTCGCCGACGTACGCCCAGCCGACCGCCGCCACCGAGCTGACCAGGAAGCTGACCGCGGTGACCAGACCCAGCAGCCGCCCCGACACGTCGAAGGCGTCGGAGATCGGGCCGTACAGCGGCGGGACCAGCCCGATCGCCACGTTGTCCAGCGAGGCGAGCAGCACGAACACCACGACGCTGTACAACCGGTGCCCCGGGCCACCGCCTCGGCCGGGCCCGCCACTGGTCACCGTCATGACGGGCAGCCAACCAGACTCCGTTGCGGAGGTCGTCACGCGGGTGGGTGCCGGTCGGTTTCCACCGGCACCCACCCGCGTCGATCCCGCGCCTCAGCGTCGGTCGAGGACCAACCCGCGAGCCGCGGCGTACTGGTCGCGCACGGCGGGGACGGGCTCCGCCGCGTACTCCTCGGTGCCCTCGACCGCCCAGGTCGGCGGCGTGGGACCGCCCAGGGCGACCCAGGCGGCCTGCCGGGCTGCGCCGTCGGCGACGTACTCCCCGGCCGGCGGCACGACGACCGGGCAGCCGAAGACCTGCGGCGCGATCCGACGCACCGCGGCCGACCGGGCTCCGCCGCCGACCAGGATGACCCGGCGGACGGTGGCACCCTGCGCGGTCAGTGCGTCCAGGCCGTCGGCCAGCGCGCAGAGCATGCCCTCCACGGCGGCCCGTGCCAGGTGCGCGGGGGTCGACGTGCGCAGGGTCAGCCCGTGCACCGCGCCGGTGGCGAGCGGCCGGTTCGGCGTCCGCTCACCCTCCAGGTAGGGCACCATGACCAGCCCGTCCGCCCCGGCTGGCGCGGAGAGGGCCAGCTCGGCCAGCTCGTCGAGGTTGACGCCGAGCATCGCGGCGGCGGCGTCCAGCACACGGGCCGCGTTGAGCGTGCAGACCAGCGGCAGGAAGCGACCGGACGCGTCGGCGAAGCCCGCCACGGCTCCGCTCTCGTCGGCGGCCGGCACGTCGGCGACGCTGAACACGGTGCCGGAGGTGCCGATCGAGACGACCACGTCACCCGGCCCGGCACCGACGCCGAGCGCGGCGGCGGCGTTGTCCCCGGTGCCCGCGCCGAGCAGCGCGCCGCCCGACCCACCCAGCGCGTCGGCCAGCTTTCCCGCCGACTCCCCCGGACCGAGCACCTCGGGCACCACCAACTGCCGGCCGAAGCCCCGCTCCAGCAGGTCCAGTCGGTAGTCGCCGGTGGCCGGCGACCAGTAACCGGTGCCACTGGCATCACCCCGGTCGGTGCGCAGCGCGCCCAACCCCGGCGCGCCCGCCAACCGCCAGGTCAGCCAGTCGTGCGGCAGGCAGACGGCGGCCACCCGGGCTGCCAGCTCCGGCTCGTGCGTGGCCAGCCACCGCAGTTTGGTGATGGTGAAGCTGGCGACCGGCACACTGCCGGCGGCCTCGGCCCAGAACCGACGCCCGACCGCGCCGCCGCCGGCCTCCTCCACGAGATCGGCGGCGGCGTCGGCGGATCGGGTGTCGTTCCACAACAGTGCCGGGCGGACGACCCGGCCGTCCTCGTCGAGGCACACCATGCCGTGCTGCTGGCCGGCGACGGAGATCGCCGCCACGTCGGCCAACCCGCCGGCCTGGTCGGCGGCGCTGCGCAGCGCCTGCCACCAGGCTTCCGGGTCGACCTCGGTGCCGTCCGGGTGTGGTGCCCGGCCCTGCCGGAGCAGGGCACCGGTCTCCGCGTCCCGGATGACCACCTTGCAGGACTGGGTGGACGAGTCAACGCCTGCGACCAACGGCATGGCGGGGCCTCAGCGGGCGCCGAGCAGGTGCTCGACGGCGAGCTGGTTGAGCCGGACGAAGGCGAAGCCCCGCGCGGCAACCGCGTCGACGTCGACATCCTCGAACGCGGACCGGTCGGCCAGGAACTCCTCGTAGCCCTCGCCGTCGCCGAGCGTCGGCGTGTTCAGGTCGCCGACCTTGCTGGCGGCGAGCGCCTCGACCACCTCGGGGTCGGCGCGGAACGCGGCGGCCCGCTCCTTGAGCAGCAGGTACGTGCTCATGTTGGCCGCCGCCGACGCCCAGACACCGTCCATGTCCTCGGTTCGGGAAGGCTTGTAGTCGAAGTGCCGCGGCCCGTCGTAGGCCGGCCCGCCGTTGGGGCCGCCGTTCTCCAGGAGGTCCACCAGGGCGAACGCGTTCATCAGGTCACCGTGACCGAAGACCAGGTCCTGGTCGTACTTGATGCCGCGCTGGCCGTTGAGGTCCAGGTGGAACAGCTTGCCCTGCCAGAGCGCCTGGGCGATGCCGTGGGCGTAGTTGAGCCCGGCCATCTGCTCGTGGCCGACCTCCGGGTTGAGGCCGACCAGCTCCGGGTGGGCCAACTGGGAGATGAAGCCGAGCGCGTGCCCGATGGTGGGCAGCAGGATGTCGCCGCGCGGCTCGTTGGGCTTGGGCTCCAGGGCGAACCGCAGGTTGTAGCCCTTGTCGATGGAATACTGGGTGAGCAGGTCGACGGCCTCGCGGTAGCGGTCGAGGGCGGCGCGGACGTCCTTGGCAAGGTCGTACTCGGAGCCCTCGCGGCCACCCCACATGACGAAGGTGCTCGCGCCCAGCTCGGCGGCCAGGTCGACCTGGCGCAGCACCTTGCGCAGCGCGTACCGGCGGACGTCGCGGTCGTTGCTGGTGAAGCCGCCGTCCTTGAAGATCGGGTGGGTGAAGAGGTTGGTGGTGACCATCGGCACCACCAGGCCGGTCTCGTCGAGGGCCTTGCGGAACCGGGCGATGTGCTGGTCGCGGGTGGCGGCGTCGGCCCCGAACGGGATCAGGTCGTCGTCGTGGAAGGTGATGCCGTACGCGCCGAGCTCGGCGAGTCGGTGCACCGCCTCGACCGCGTCGAGCTCGGGGCGGGTCGCGTCACCGAACGGATCGCGGGCCTGCCAGCCGACGGTCCAGAGCCCGAAGGAGAACTTGTCGGCGGGAGTGGGACGGGGTGCCATGAGCGACCTCCGGGGTGGTGTTGTCCGCTATTTGTTCAGCCATTGAATTATTTGCCCGCCGTATGGCACTGTCAAGGGGTGACCCTCACCCGCGCTCCGGCCGGCGCAGTTCGTCAGGGCAGTCTGCGCGAGCTCAACCTCGCCCTGGTGCTCGGCCGGATCGCGGCAGCCCACCGACCTCCCTCCCGGGCCGACCTCGCGACCGCGACCGGCCTGACCAGAGCCACCGTGTCCGCGGTGGTCGAGGACCTGCTCGCCGGCAGGTTGGTCAGCGAGTCCGACCCGGCACCCCGTGCCGGCGCCGGCCGCCCGGCACGCGGGCTGGTCCTCGCCGACCAGGGACCGGCCGGGCTCGGCCTGGAGGTCAACGTCGACTACCTGACGGTCTGCGTGGTGGACCTCACCGGCCAGGTCCGGCATCGCACCGTGCACCGGGCCGACCTGCGCCCGGTGGCCCCCGCCGACGCTCTGGCCAAGCTGGTCGAGATGGCCGGAGCGGCCCGCGACGACGCTGCCGAGCAGGGCCTCACCCTGATCGGGGCCGCGCTCGCGGTGCCCGGCCTGGTGGACGACACCGGAGTGGTCCGGCTCGCGCCGAACCTGGGCTGGCGCGACGTGCCGGTGCCCGCGCTGCTCGCCGAGCATCCTCCGCTGATCGAGCAGGTGCCCGGTATCCCGGCACTGGTGGTGGACAACGAGGCCAACCTCGCCGCACTCGGCGAGCTGCACTCCCGGCCGCCCGGCCCGTCCAGCTTCCTGCACATATCCGGAGAGGTCGGCATCGGCGCGGGCATCGTGCTGGATGGGGCACTCTTCCGCGGCGTCCGCGGTTGGAGCGGCGAGATCGGGCACCTCCCGGTCCACCCCGAAGGCCGTCCGTGTCGCTGCGGCGGGCAGGGCTGCCTGGAGCAGTACGCCGGCCAGGAAGCAATCGTGACCGCCGCCGGGCTGGCCCGGGCGGAGCTCCCCGCAGACACCGCGACCGCGCGGCTCGCCGAGTTGGCCGAGGCCGGCGACGCGGACGCGCTGCGGGCGCTGCACGACGCCGGGACGGCACTCGGAGTCGCGGTGGCCAGCGTCGTCAACCTGCTCGACCTGGACACCGTGGTGCTCGGTGGCGGTTACGCCGCGCTGGCACCCTGGCTCTGCCCGCCGGTGCTCGCCGAGATCGCCGGCCGGGTGCTCACCGCCGCGTGGTCACCGGTCACGGTCCGGCCGTCGACGCTCGGCGCGGAGGCCGCTGCGGTGGGTGCCGCCGGCTCGGTGGCCCGGCGGATCATCGCCCAGCCCGCCGGCTGGCTGGCCCGCTCCGGCTGACCGACGCCGATGCGCTGACTGGCCCGCTCGGGCTGCTCGACGCCCTGCGTGCTGGGCGCCTGTCGGAGCGGATCGGTAGCCTTGCACTGCGGGCAGCGATCCGCGGTAAGGAGTCGAGAAGCAGCATGCGCACAGGTCGTCAGACGCGAGGCGGCGTCCGGCGGTGACCACGACCCGGCAACCCAGCGGCACCGCGCTGCCGGCCGACTCGCGGTTGGCCCGCGAGCTGCTCGACGGGCTCGCCGAGGCCGTCTTGACGACGGACGAGACCGGCCAGGTCACCCTGACCAACGCCATGGCGACGGAGCTGCTCCCGGAGGTCACCACCGGCACCGAGCTGGCCAGCTGCCCGGTGACGGCCCTGGCCCAGGCGGTCGCCGGCGACGCCGACCGCTTCGACGCCGACCACCAC
The nucleotide sequence above comes from Micromonospora luteifusca. Encoded proteins:
- the xylB gene encoding xylulokinase, with translation MPLVAGVDSSTQSCKVVIRDAETGALLRQGRAPHPDGTEVDPEAWWQALRSAADQAGGLADVAAISVAGQQHGMVCLDEDGRVVRPALLWNDTRSADAAADLVEEAGGGAVGRRFWAEAAGSVPVASFTITKLRWLATHEPELAARVAAVCLPHDWLTWRLAGAPGLGALRTDRGDASGTGYWSPATGDYRLDLLERGFGRQLVVPEVLGPGESAGKLADALGGSGGALLGAGTGDNAAAALGVGAGPGDVVVSIGTSGTVFSVADVPAADESGAVAGFADASGRFLPLVCTLNAARVLDAAAAMLGVNLDELAELALSAPAGADGLVMVPYLEGERTPNRPLATGAVHGLTLRTSTPAHLARAAVEGMLCALADGLDALTAQGATVRRVILVGGGARSAAVRRIAPQVFGCPVVVPPAGEYVADGAARQAAWVALGGPTPPTWAVEGTEEYAAEPVPAVRDQYAAARGLVLDRR
- a CDS encoding ROK family transcriptional regulator, translated to MTLTRAPAGAVRQGSLRELNLALVLGRIAAAHRPPSRADLATATGLTRATVSAVVEDLLAGRLVSESDPAPRAGAGRPARGLVLADQGPAGLGLEVNVDYLTVCVVDLTGQVRHRTVHRADLRPVAPADALAKLVEMAGAARDDAAEQGLTLIGAALAVPGLVDDTGVVRLAPNLGWRDVPVPALLAEHPPLIEQVPGIPALVVDNEANLAALGELHSRPPGPSSFLHISGEVGIGAGIVLDGALFRGVRGWSGEIGHLPVHPEGRPCRCGGQGCLEQYAGQEAIVTAAGLARAELPADTATARLAELAEAGDADALRALHDAGTALGVAVASVVNLLDLDTVVLGGGYAALAPWLCPPVLAEIAGRVLTAAWSPVTVRPSTLGAEAAAVGAAGSVARRIIAQPAGWLARSG
- the xylA gene encoding xylose isomerase: MAPRPTPADKFSFGLWTVGWQARDPFGDATRPELDAVEAVHRLAELGAYGITFHDDDLIPFGADAATRDQHIARFRKALDETGLVVPMVTTNLFTHPIFKDGGFTSNDRDVRRYALRKVLRQVDLAAELGASTFVMWGGREGSEYDLAKDVRAALDRYREAVDLLTQYSIDKGYNLRFALEPKPNEPRGDILLPTIGHALGFISQLAHPELVGLNPEVGHEQMAGLNYAHGIAQALWQGKLFHLDLNGQRGIKYDQDLVFGHGDLMNAFALVDLLENGGPNGGPAYDGPRHFDYKPSRTEDMDGVWASAAANMSTYLLLKERAAAFRADPEVVEALAASKVGDLNTPTLGDGEGYEEFLADRSAFEDVDVDAVAARGFAFVRLNQLAVEHLLGAR